In the Maribacter sp. MJ134 genome, one interval contains:
- a CDS encoding GNAT family N-acetyltransferase, which translates to MIQLNLNNIDDDYFASAWGLYEEAFPVYERRTLEAQSCLLENPIYKFDVFIEKNVFIGFVMWWDFEDFQYIDHFAVTKSLRSKGYGAKILEDFIKGNSNPTLLEVELPDSSINNRRIRFYERLGFKLNLHEYKVPSSIDDRKIDLLVMTYPNSISNESFQKFVSNNHPKIFKSF; encoded by the coding sequence ATGATACAACTCAATTTAAATAATATTGATGATGACTACTTCGCTTCAGCTTGGGGGCTTTATGAAGAAGCCTTTCCAGTTTATGAGAGAAGAACATTGGAGGCACAATCATGTTTACTGGAAAACCCTATTTACAAGTTTGATGTATTCATTGAAAAGAATGTGTTCATCGGTTTCGTTATGTGGTGGGATTTTGAAGATTTTCAATACATAGATCACTTTGCCGTAACAAAATCTCTAAGAAGTAAAGGTTATGGAGCCAAAATATTGGAAGATTTTATAAAGGGAAATTCTAATCCCACTTTATTAGAGGTTGAATTACCAGATAGCTCAATCAATAATAGAAGAATTCGATTTTATGAGCGACTTGGGTTTAAGTTAAACTTACACGAATATAAGGTCCCATCAAGTATTGATGATCGTAAAATTGATTTATTGGTTATGACGTACCCTAACTCGATATCTAATGAAAGCTTCCAAAAGTTTGTTTCCAATAATCACCCTAAAATTTTTAAATCCTTTTAG
- a CDS encoding NAD(P)-dependent alcohol dehydrogenase, giving the protein MKAIECLKYGEVDNLVLSHVKKPSPKANEVLIKIHATSVTTSDVLIRRMNEPFIPKLILQLIFGFGRPRNPVLGMVTAGIVERKGKDVTLFEIGDEVFAYGSISPTKLRFGSYAEYICLPEDWNLALKPVNLSFEEAAAIPYGGLLATHLLKKTSINKGDNVLIYGASGSIGTMVIQLAKHLGAHVTSVCSGRNFELVTSLGSDKVIDYTIENAEKQLERYKYVIDAVGNSKSSILKEKSKKVLALNGKYISIDHGTPLTPKEAFFNLKRLAEQEKLRPVIDRVYSLEKMAEAHKYVEMGHKRGNVVITI; this is encoded by the coding sequence ATGAAAGCAATAGAATGTCTAAAATATGGGGAGGTAGATAATCTGGTGCTAAGTCATGTAAAAAAACCATCACCAAAAGCTAATGAAGTACTAATAAAGATACATGCAACTTCAGTTACCACAAGCGATGTTCTAATTCGGAGAATGAATGAACCTTTCATTCCTAAACTTATACTCCAACTCATATTTGGTTTTGGCCGTCCAAGAAACCCTGTATTGGGGATGGTAACAGCTGGTATTGTTGAGCGTAAAGGTAAAGATGTAACATTGTTCGAAATTGGGGATGAGGTTTTTGCGTATGGTTCAATCTCGCCTACCAAACTTCGTTTTGGTTCTTATGCAGAATATATTTGTTTACCAGAAGATTGGAATCTAGCCCTAAAACCTGTAAATCTTAGTTTTGAGGAAGCTGCAGCGATACCTTATGGTGGCTTGCTTGCTACTCATTTATTAAAAAAGACGAGCATAAACAAGGGCGACAATGTTTTAATTTATGGAGCGTCAGGAAGTATAGGCACAATGGTCATTCAATTGGCGAAGCATTTGGGTGCTCATGTCACTAGTGTTTGTAGTGGTAGAAACTTCGAATTAGTAACTTCTTTAGGAAGTGATAAGGTGATTGACTACACGATAGAAAATGCTGAAAAACAATTGGAAAGGTATAAATATGTGATTGATGCCGTAGGCAACTCAAAATCATCGATACTAAAAGAAAAGAGCAAAAAAGTATTGGCTTTGAATGGCAAATACATATCCATAGATCATGGCACTCCATTAACACCAAAAGAAGCTTTTTTTAATTTAAAAAGGTTAGCAGAACAAGAGAAACTAAGACCTGTTATTGATAGAGTATATTCTTTAGAAAAAATGGCCGAAGCTCATAAATATGTGGAGATGGGTCATAAAAGAGGAAATGTGGTCATCACTATTTAG
- a CDS encoding amidohydrolase family protein, producing the protein MKIVKRLLKIVFALIGLLVLIGIITLWVDSSGTNYLEINKNETASNNSYLIKKVNVIPMNQDTVLVDKMVYIKKGVIEKIADTIEVKGIEIINAKNKYLTPGLIDMHVHVWDRYELGLYLSNGVTAVRNLWGMPMHLRIKEDVMEENIFSPSFFTTGPKLTGSEFIGDDNLNLSNPSEAKDKVVEYKDRGYDFIKTYYGLDKEVFDAVIEQAKISEMDIVAHPSQKVPFSYHLNPQIKSIEHAEEIVQQPLQFDLDTLKLQAVIDSISASKHTSYSPTLTVFHNIYQMMMDDDILDSESLKYMNPLIKMDDSKRQFERWYNAKQEDPTTVERIKKQHDFHMNIVNKLHEAGVPIICGTDGGIGVTLPGFSIHTELAFYKEAGLSNYEVLKTATVNASRTHSMMNQLGTIEEGKIANLLLVDENPLFKLSSLKKPTYVFVKGRKLDRATLDSFNEKAKNRKNLIATALRYLENLIIEK; encoded by the coding sequence ATGAAAATAGTAAAACGACTTTTAAAAATTGTATTCGCTCTCATTGGCCTGCTTGTGCTAATAGGAATCATTACACTTTGGGTTGATTCATCAGGAACAAATTACCTTGAGATTAATAAGAATGAAACTGCATCTAATAATTCTTACCTGATAAAAAAAGTCAATGTCATCCCAATGAATCAGGACACTGTTTTAGTTGATAAAATGGTGTATATAAAAAAAGGAGTTATTGAAAAGATTGCAGACACTATTGAGGTCAAAGGGATTGAAATTATTAATGCAAAGAACAAATACCTAACACCAGGACTTATAGATATGCATGTGCATGTGTGGGATAGATATGAACTCGGACTCTACCTATCCAACGGTGTAACAGCAGTTAGAAATCTTTGGGGTATGCCAATGCATTTAAGAATTAAAGAAGATGTAATGGAAGAAAATATTTTTTCACCATCGTTTTTTACAACAGGACCAAAACTAACAGGCTCTGAATTCATTGGTGATGACAATTTAAATCTAAGTAATCCGAGTGAAGCTAAAGACAAGGTTGTAGAATATAAAGACAGAGGTTACGATTTCATCAAAACGTATTATGGATTGGATAAGGAAGTTTTTGATGCAGTGATTGAACAAGCCAAGATTTCTGAAATGGACATTGTTGCTCACCCTTCTCAAAAAGTACCATTTTCATATCATTTAAACCCACAAATCAAATCCATTGAACATGCTGAAGAAATTGTGCAGCAACCTTTGCAGTTTGATTTAGATACCCTTAAGCTTCAGGCTGTTATTGATTCTATTTCCGCGTCTAAACATACAAGTTATAGTCCTACACTTACGGTGTTTCATAATATTTATCAAATGATGATGGATGATGACATTTTAGATTCAGAATCATTGAAGTATATGAATCCACTCATTAAAATGGATGATAGCAAAAGACAATTTGAGCGTTGGTATAATGCCAAGCAAGAAGATCCTACGACCGTTGAGCGGATAAAAAAACAGCATGATTTTCACATGAACATCGTTAATAAACTGCATGAAGCTGGAGTACCTATAATTTGTGGCACTGATGGTGGTATTGGAGTTACGCTTCCAGGGTTTTCAATTCATACAGAACTGGCCTTTTACAAAGAAGCTGGCCTTTCTAATTATGAAGTGTTGAAAACAGCTACTGTCAATGCTTCTCGAACGCATTCAATGATGAATCAACTTGGAACTATTGAAGAGGGCAAGATTGCTAATTTGTTATTAGTGGATGAAAACCCGCTTTTTAAGTTGTCTTCGCTTAAAAAACCCACCTATGTTTTTGTGAAGGGGCGAAAATTGGACAGAGCGACTTTGGATTCTTTTAATGAAAAGGCAAAAAATCGAAAGAATTTAATAGCTACTGCTCTGAGGTATTTGGAAAACCTAATCATTGAAAAATAA
- a CDS encoding PD40 domain-containing protein, which produces MEKTFITLLIAGILSLQSCDAKKQKTKDNNIPTIKNPYLGQKPPGLRPLPFAPGLVSTDLYEVNSAFTPDMKAFYFIRRGEENKKSAFYEYKYSEINGEWKKSEIASPWIGRPVISPDGQTMHLGDRYLKRTESGWSELQKLEPPTVSNDSMYIMRLSSSSNGTYYFDTYKENDSTFPIRYSRLINGKHEEPKALPKAINKGTFLSHPFIAPDESYLLFDAQREDGYGDSDIYISFKQKDGTWGNGINLGDKINTNAWEASASITPDGKYLFFSRNVGSDDFENVDVFWVDAKVIYALKKE; this is translated from the coding sequence ATGGAAAAGACCTTCATAACACTACTTATCGCTGGAATACTTTCTTTGCAATCTTGTGATGCAAAAAAACAAAAAACTAAAGATAATAATATACCAACCATTAAAAACCCATATCTGGGACAAAAACCACCAGGATTAAGACCTTTACCATTTGCTCCAGGTCTTGTGTCTACGGATTTGTATGAAGTCAATAGTGCATTCACCCCAGATATGAAAGCGTTTTATTTTATTAGAAGAGGAGAAGAAAATAAAAAATCAGCTTTTTACGAATACAAATACAGCGAAATTAATGGGGAATGGAAGAAATCTGAAATAGCATCTCCATGGATAGGAAGACCGGTAATATCCCCAGATGGACAAACCATGCATTTAGGTGACAGATATTTAAAAAGAACGGAATCTGGATGGTCAGAATTACAAAAACTAGAACCTCCAACTGTAAGTAATGATTCTATGTATATTATGCGCCTCTCATCATCTTCAAATGGGACGTACTATTTTGACACCTATAAAGAGAATGATTCAACGTTTCCAATTCGCTATTCGCGTTTAATTAACGGTAAACATGAAGAGCCCAAGGCCTTACCCAAAGCAATAAATAAAGGAACCTTTTTGAGCCATCCTTTTATAGCACCAGATGAATCGTATTTGTTATTTGATGCTCAAAGAGAAGATGGTTATGGAGATTCAGATATTTACATCAGTTTTAAACAAAAAGATGGTACTTGGGGTAATGGAATTAATTTGGGAGATAAAATAAACACCAACGCCTGGGAAGCTTCAGCAAGTATAACGCCAGATGGCAAGTACCTTTTCTTTAGTAGAAATGTTGGATCAGACGATTTTGAAAATGTAGATGTTTTTTGGGTAGATGCAAAAGTTATCTATGCTCTTAAAAAGGAATAA
- a CDS encoding amidohydrolase family protein, with protein sequence MKKKVLFFLKVSCALISIVVIVMATAYIWPTNTLQPPKSFEETIIKNVSIVDVKTGKIAKHQFVLIEHSRITKIDSTNIIVSDDALIIDGTDKFLIPGLWDMHTHSDQHSEWLHHPLYIANGITGVRDMSGQLNEKDSYWVGSKERLQWNKDLELNTRVTPRYVLQSSYQMDGVKAIPEDAPDFFKLQNPSQVDSLLQFYKNEKVDFIKVYQQLPKDTYKTLALKAPEYGLHLAGHKPMFLSLEDAVNLGQRSFEHGRIFMYECFPETDSLKHSTNWKAYFSKSKAKIVHQFDSVQAKALMRLMQQKKAYWTPTLQTLKFEANAHKNEFTNNENLKYVTNIRKRLWWKYDTDHNKEKNLERKGENVSEQFFEASKNQLSMAHRMGVPIMAGTDVMDSYVFAGFSLHDELYELTSAGLTNLEALQSATMVPATYSNAIEDYGTIEIGKKADLVLLDKNPLQDINNTKSINGVLLNGVYYDEEKLRELKAFTETAAGSFHMNVKTFVSLLNSPLIRVQFAD encoded by the coding sequence ATGAAGAAAAAAGTTTTATTTTTTTTAAAAGTTAGTTGCGCATTAATTTCTATAGTAGTTATAGTTATGGCAACAGCTTATATATGGCCAACGAATACATTACAACCACCAAAATCTTTCGAAGAAACTATCATTAAAAATGTAAGTATTGTCGATGTTAAAACAGGTAAAATAGCTAAGCATCAGTTTGTTTTAATTGAGCACTCTCGTATTACAAAAATTGATAGTACAAATATCATAGTTTCCGATGATGCTTTAATAATCGATGGCACCGATAAATTCCTAATTCCAGGTTTATGGGATATGCATACCCATTCCGATCAACATTCAGAATGGTTGCATCATCCACTGTACATCGCAAATGGCATTACTGGGGTAAGAGATATGTCTGGTCAATTGAATGAAAAGGATAGTTATTGGGTGGGTAGTAAGGAACGTTTGCAATGGAATAAAGATTTAGAACTTAACACCAGGGTTACACCTAGATACGTATTACAAAGCAGTTACCAAATGGATGGTGTAAAAGCCATTCCTGAAGATGCACCAGACTTTTTTAAACTGCAAAATCCATCCCAAGTAGATTCATTGCTACAATTCTATAAAAATGAAAAGGTGGATTTTATTAAGGTGTACCAACAGCTACCAAAGGACACCTATAAAACATTAGCATTAAAAGCACCAGAATATGGGTTGCATCTAGCAGGTCATAAACCCATGTTTCTAAGTTTGGAAGATGCGGTTAACCTAGGACAAAGAAGTTTTGAACACGGACGAATATTCATGTACGAATGTTTCCCGGAAACGGATAGTTTAAAGCATTCAACGAATTGGAAAGCCTATTTTTCTAAATCAAAAGCAAAGATTGTACACCAGTTTGACAGTGTTCAAGCAAAAGCATTGATGCGTTTAATGCAGCAAAAAAAAGCTTATTGGACACCTACCTTACAGACCTTGAAGTTTGAGGCCAATGCGCATAAAAATGAGTTTACCAACAATGAAAATCTAAAATATGTAACCAACATTAGAAAGCGGTTATGGTGGAAATATGATACAGACCATAACAAAGAAAAAAATCTAGAAAGAAAAGGTGAAAATGTAAGTGAACAATTTTTTGAAGCTTCGAAAAATCAACTATCCATGGCACATAGAATGGGGGTGCCCATTATGGCAGGAACAGATGTTATGGACTCTTATGTGTTTGCCGGATTTAGTTTGCACGATGAATTATACGAATTGACTTCTGCTGGGTTGACCAACCTTGAAGCTTTACAAAGTGCAACTATGGTTCCAGCCACCTACTCAAATGCAATCGAGGATTATGGAACCATTGAAATAGGCAAAAAAGCAGACTTGGTTTTACTGGATAAAAATCCCTTACAGGATATAAATAATACAAAAAGCATCAATGGAGTACTGTTAAACGGTGTGTATTATGATGAAGAAAAACTCAGAGAACTAAAGGCGTTTACAGAAACGGCTGCTGGTAGTTTTCATATGAATGTAAAAACTTTTGTAAGCTTACTGAACAGTCCTTTAATACGCGTGCAGTTTGCCGATTAA
- a CDS encoding alpha/beta hydrolase family protein: MKKIHITCAILMYSVLSFSQDITGIWNGTAKLGEDKEISFIFNIKNIENEYVTEFSIPKQRVTALKPQKTTFENGVLLIDGANLGVKYEGKFNQTLKQFEGTFTEGVNQLPLNLKKGKLKLEAKNNRPQEPVKPYPYNEEEVVFENKEANVSLVGTLTIPKKSGKSPAVILISGSGPQDRDETFANHKPFWIIADHLTRQGIAVLRFDDRGVGKSTGNFSNATTKDFSTDVVSAVKYLKSRADIDANDIGLIGHSEGGIIAPLAANQTKGVSFMVLLASTGIPGSEISLMQSISMRPFPVPNEAEYERAIRKAIKIASSDNELSIIKKELTNHYNKTIAPILEPLVGNDAKVNEIIEGLIETRTTPWVRYFYNYNPATEIEKLKIPVLSLNGSKDTQVKAKINQNGIRQALIKGGNQDYKIIELENLNHFFQECETGKMDEYQKIEQTFSPIALKEISSWILEHVN, from the coding sequence ATGAAAAAAATACACATCACATGCGCTATACTTATGTACTCGGTTTTGAGTTTTTCTCAAGACATTACAGGCATATGGAACGGAACAGCAAAATTAGGAGAAGACAAAGAAATCAGTTTTATTTTTAATATTAAAAACATTGAAAATGAATATGTTACGGAGTTTTCAATACCCAAGCAACGTGTTACTGCTCTAAAACCTCAAAAAACGACTTTTGAAAATGGTGTATTACTTATAGATGGTGCAAACTTAGGTGTAAAGTACGAAGGTAAATTCAATCAAACATTAAAACAGTTTGAAGGCACATTTACCGAAGGTGTGAATCAACTTCCTTTAAACTTGAAAAAAGGAAAGCTAAAATTGGAAGCTAAAAATAATAGACCTCAAGAACCTGTTAAACCGTATCCCTATAATGAAGAAGAAGTAGTTTTTGAGAATAAGGAAGCTAATGTATCACTTGTTGGAACATTAACCATACCTAAAAAATCTGGAAAATCTCCAGCTGTTATTTTAATAAGTGGTAGTGGTCCACAAGATAGAGACGAAACATTTGCAAATCACAAACCTTTTTGGATAATTGCAGATCATTTAACTCGCCAAGGTATTGCAGTTTTGCGTTTTGATGATCGTGGTGTAGGAAAATCGACAGGTAATTTTAGTAATGCTACTACAAAAGATTTTTCAACAGATGTAGTAAGTGCTGTAAAGTATCTAAAATCAAGAGCAGATATTGATGCTAATGATATCGGATTAATAGGTCATAGCGAAGGTGGTATTATTGCTCCTTTAGCAGCAAATCAAACAAAAGGCGTGTCTTTTATGGTTTTATTGGCTTCTACAGGAATTCCTGGGAGTGAAATATCATTAATGCAGTCTATATCAATGAGGCCTTTTCCTGTACCAAATGAAGCAGAATATGAACGAGCCATTAGAAAAGCAATTAAAATTGCGTCTTCAGACAACGAATTATCAATAATTAAAAAAGAATTGACAAATCATTACAACAAAACGATTGCTCCTATATTAGAACCATTAGTTGGTAATGATGCCAAAGTGAATGAAATTATTGAAGGTTTAATCGAAACAAGAACTACACCTTGGGTTCGCTATTTTTATAATTACAATCCTGCTACTGAAATCGAAAAATTAAAAATTCCTGTATTGTCCTTAAATGGTAGTAAAGATACCCAAGTAAAAGCCAAAATAAATCAAAATGGAATACGTCAAGCTTTGATTAAAGGAGGTAATCAAGATTATAAAATCATAGAATTAGAAAACTTAAACCACTTTTTTCAAGAGTGTGAAACTGGAAAGATGGACGAATATCAAAAGATAGAGCAAACGTTTTCCCCAATAGCATTAAAAGAAATTTCGAGTTGGATATTAGAGCATGTAAATTAA
- a CDS encoding RNA polymerase sigma factor, with protein sequence MHSKKKFIQDIKENEGIIYKTSRIYSNNTEDQKDLYQEIVYQLWKSYDSFKEHSKISTWMYRIALNTAINNLKKEKRKGTRISIDDFLLNKIDHVDTVMEERVTLLYAHIKKLSIVERGIILLYLEGKNYDEIATITGFTNTNIGTRLGRIKSKLKSQIKK encoded by the coding sequence ATGCATTCAAAAAAGAAATTCATTCAGGATATAAAAGAAAACGAAGGTATTATTTATAAAACTTCTAGAATTTATTCAAATAATACTGAAGATCAAAAGGACCTATACCAAGAAATTGTGTATCAACTCTGGAAATCTTACGATTCTTTTAAAGAGCATTCTAAAATAAGTACTTGGATGTATCGTATTGCACTAAATACCGCAATCAACAATTTGAAAAAAGAAAAAAGAAAAGGAACTCGAATATCCATTGACGATTTTCTTTTAAATAAAATAGACCATGTTGACACGGTTATGGAAGAACGGGTAACACTGTTATATGCGCATATAAAAAAACTCAGCATTGTAGAAAGAGGAATTATACTACTTTATTTGGAAGGTAAAAACTATGATGAAATTGCTACAATAACTGGTTTTACAAATACCAATATTGGTACACGTTTAGGTAGGATTAAAAGCAAATTAAAATCTCAAATTAAGAAATAA
- a CDS encoding type 1 glutamine amidotransferase domain-containing protein encodes MRKYITVVLLLFTMITFAQSASKNQKNVLIIVSSYGKDNGKTRPGFEFEEFVDAYNIFTSNNSKVTVASPKGGSVVADKFDATKEKNNAFFTNKNTASILSQTVATSQVDADDYDAIYIIGGKGAMFDVPYDPSLQDIILNLYNRKGTVLASVCHGTSAFINVKHQNNYILDNERITGFSNEEEKIFKSKWIDEFPFLLEDAVKSRGAKYQKSSFMLENVVISGKFITGQNPASTKVSAEAVVNALGVKPVQRAKDSKEKLEKGMRLITFGKPYFFNENFQLLVAKTQLNLQNTEQAKKNT; translated from the coding sequence ATGAGAAAATATATAACTGTAGTTCTGTTATTGTTTACAATGATAACTTTTGCACAGTCTGCTTCCAAAAATCAAAAGAATGTGCTCATAATTGTAAGTAGTTACGGTAAAGATAATGGTAAAACACGACCAGGATTTGAGTTTGAAGAGTTTGTAGATGCCTACAATATTTTTACTTCAAATAATAGTAAGGTTACCGTGGCTAGTCCTAAAGGTGGTAGTGTTGTGGCAGATAAATTTGACGCAACCAAAGAAAAAAATAATGCTTTTTTTACAAATAAGAATACAGCTTCCATACTTTCACAAACAGTAGCCACTTCACAGGTAGACGCAGATGACTATGATGCTATCTATATTATTGGTGGTAAGGGTGCAATGTTCGATGTTCCATATGACCCTTCATTACAAGATATAATACTAAATCTATACAATCGAAAAGGTACAGTTTTGGCTTCTGTTTGTCATGGTACTTCTGCCTTTATTAATGTGAAACACCAAAACAATTATATTTTAGATAATGAAAGGATTACAGGATTTTCTAATGAGGAAGAAAAAATTTTTAAGAGTAAATGGATAGATGAATTCCCATTTTTATTGGAAGATGCCGTAAAGTCTAGAGGTGCAAAATATCAAAAAAGTAGTTTTATGCTAGAAAACGTGGTCATTTCTGGCAAGTTTATAACAGGGCAGAATCCAGCTTCCACAAAAGTTTCGGCGGAAGCTGTGGTGAATGCTTTAGGAGTGAAGCCTGTGCAAAGAGCTAAGGATAGTAAAGAGAAGTTAGAAAAAGGGATGCGTTTAATCACTTTTGGTAAACCTTATTTTTTCAATGAAAACTTTCAGTTATTAGTAGCAAAAACACAGCTGAATCTTCAAAACACAGAACAAGCAAAAAAAAACACTTGA
- the trpS gene encoding tryptophan--tRNA ligase, which translates to MINKSFEKAKEQSKLLENDLYKNPQKYRVLTGDRPTGNLHLGHYFGSIINRLKLQSLGIETYILIADYQVLTDRNVFNEISKFTYELTLDYLACGLDPENYKTHIFPHSHIPELNQLTIPFLTLVSSSELNKNPTVKEEITASGLSNINAGMYIYPVHQAADILFCKSNVVPVGKDQLPHIELTRKIAKRFNTKFNKNIFTEPVAFFTDTPTILGLDGIQKMSKSRNNSIMIKSTADETAKLIKSAKTDSSRYISYDPENRPEVSNLLKLASLCSDKSPTDIADKIGDQGSGKLKQLTEEAINTYFEPIRKKRIELEKNKDYVRDILLKGISKARETAIGTLSEVTEAMNMKI; encoded by the coding sequence ATGATAAATAAAAGTTTTGAAAAAGCAAAAGAGCAAAGTAAATTATTAGAAAATGATTTGTATAAGAATCCTCAAAAGTACCGCGTATTAACGGGAGATAGACCTACAGGTAATTTGCATCTTGGACACTATTTTGGCTCTATTATAAACCGATTAAAATTACAAAGCTTGGGAATTGAGACTTATATTTTAATTGCTGATTATCAAGTGTTGACAGATAGAAATGTTTTTAATGAAATTTCAAAATTCACCTATGAACTAACTTTGGACTATTTAGCCTGTGGATTAGACCCTGAAAATTATAAAACTCATATTTTTCCACATAGTCATATTCCTGAATTAAATCAACTAACTATTCCATTTCTGACATTAGTTTCCAGTTCAGAATTAAACAAAAATCCAACTGTTAAAGAAGAAATTACTGCTTCAGGACTGAGTAATATTAATGCAGGAATGTATATCTATCCAGTTCATCAAGCTGCTGACATTTTGTTTTGTAAAAGTAATGTGGTTCCTGTTGGAAAAGATCAATTACCTCATATAGAATTAACTCGGAAAATTGCAAAGCGCTTTAATACCAAATTCAATAAAAATATTTTTACAGAACCAGTTGCATTTTTTACTGATACCCCTACTATTCTTGGGTTAGACGGTATTCAAAAAATGAGTAAAAGTCGCAACAATTCAATTATGATAAAGTCAACAGCTGACGAAACAGCAAAACTAATAAAATCTGCCAAAACTGATTCAAGTCGTTACATATCTTACGACCCCGAAAACAGACCAGAGGTTTCCAACTTACTTAAGTTAGCTTCCTTATGTTCAGATAAAAGTCCAACAGATATTGCTGATAAAATTGGCGACCAAGGTTCAGGAAAACTTAAACAGCTAACAGAAGAAGCCATAAACACATATTTTGAGCCTATTAGAAAAAAAAGAATAGAGCTTGAAAAAAATAAAGATTATGTCAGGGATATTTTGCTTAAAGGTATAAGTAAAGCGAGAGAAACAGCTATTGGAACGTTGAGTGAAGTCACTGAGGCAATGAATATGAAAATATAA